GTTGCATCGAATTTATGATTAGAAGTAGCTGCATGATTTAGATAGACTTGTTTCATTTTCTCCTTTCCTTTCTACGCTCGTCTAAGCTTTGGTCAAGTAAACAGAGATATTCTTCTGGTGTGTCGATATCAACTAACCGTTTGGTATCTGGTACTTGAATTTTTCGCCAAGCCTCTGGATGGTTATTTCGAACAGACCGGCCTCCTGCTTTTCCAGTGACTTGCAACAATTCTGAGCGAAATACCTGTCCAAAATAAATTGGACTATAGGGTCTGTCTTTTTGATCCACCGGAAAAACGATCGTCTTCTTAGAATACGCGGAACGAAGATGTTCTAATACTTCTCGATTTAAAAGCGGTTGATCAACGGTCAAATAAAGATAGCCCTCTCCTGAAGCTGCTTTTGTTCCTAACCGGACGCTTGTACTTTGCCCCATGTCTGCTTCAACATTCTGAATGACCTTGAGCGTTTTATCTTGAGGCATCTTGATATTTTGAAGATTCTCTGGTGATATGACTAAGATTCGTTCAAAAAAAGACATTTCCTTTGAAAGCTTCAATACATGTTCTAAGAATGTCTGCCCTTGATAATCAAGGGCAAGTTTATTTGTACCCATTCTAGAAGAACTTCCGGAAGCCATAATAATGGCACTGACTTTCAGCATTTGCAATGCTCCTTTTTTTACAAGATCTTTTCATAATCAATAAAAACGCACCCAATTTTATGTATCAGATGCGTTTCGTTCGCCTTTTGTGAGTCGTTTTCCAAGCACATCACAGAATCAGTTATTTATTTTTTCTTTTTTTGGTAAAACGTATCTTCCATTGGTAAGGTCGGTCTTAATTTTCCATCTAAAGCATAATAAGCACCAGATAAAGCGGGAGCAGTCGGAATCGTTGCCAATTCGCCTACGCCTTTGATACCATATGCCAAGCCATCATGAATATCTTTTGCTTGGACTAAAATCGTTTCGATTGGTGGAACTTGAGTGGCATTTAGTAGTCCTAACGTGGCATATTTTGCCTTAACATAACCTTCTTCCAGCACAAATTTCTCCGTTAAGGCGTAGCCCATTCCCATTACGATCCCGCCTTCGATTTGTCCTTGCGCAGCTTTTGGATTGACTACTTGTCCCATATCGTAGGCGGCAACGAATTTTTCGACTTTCCCTTTGTCATCCAAAATCGCTACCTCAGCTGCATAGCCGTACCCCGCATGACTAACAGGACTCTTTTTATCATTGATCAATGGGTCTGTTTTAGCCGAGTACTCACCATAAAATTCTTGACCTTCCAAATCAGATAAAACTCGGCCCATATCAAGTTCATAACGCAATTGCATGGCAGCTCTTCTAGTTGCTTCCCCTGTGAATAATGATTGGCGGGAGGCTGTTGTCGTACCTGAATCTGGTGTTCGGCGCGTATCTGGTGCTTCTGCTATGATCATTTCTGGTGGTAAATCTAACGTTTCACAGGCTACTTGAGTCGTAACAGTCGCCATTCCTTGGCCAATACAAGCCGCACTAGTTCTTACATGGACCTTCCCTTCTTCCACAGAAACAATACAACGACCTACATCGGATAAACCAACGCCGATTCCGCTATTTTTGAAGAAACAGGAAATACCCGCAATTTCGGCATTCTCATAAACATCTTTGACTGCCAGTAATGTCTCTTTCAGCGCTGCATTTTTAGAAACTAGCTGACCATTTGGCAGTGAATCTCCATGTCCAACAGCATTCTTGTAACGTATATCCCATTGTGATATTCCAACCTTTTCTGCCAATAAATTAAGGTTATTTTCAATCGCAAAAGCTGTTTGACACACCCCAAAGCCACGGAATGCTCCTGCTGGCGGATTATTCGTATACACGGCAAAGCCTTCGACATCAATATGCTGATATTTATAGGGGCCCGCTGCATGGGTACACGCCCGTTGCAACACAGGTCCGCCTAAAGAGGCGTATGCGCCAGTATCAGCATATATCACAGCTTTCATTGCAGTTAAATTTCCTTCAGTATCACAACCTGTAGTAAAATCCATTTCCATCCCATGACGTTTTGGATGAACCATTAAGCTTTCTTGTCGGCTTAGCAAGACCTTGACTGGTTTTTGCAAACACCATGCTGCAAGTGATGCATGATGCTGAACACTCATGTCTTCTTTTCCACCAAAGCCACCACCAACTAATTTAGCTTGAACATGCACCTGCTCTTTTTCTACGCCTAACATACGAGCTACTTCGCGTTGCTCATCATAGATGCTTTGACCAGCACTATAAAGAAGGATTCCCTTTTCACCTTCTGGCATAGCAATCGC
The Enterococcus silesiacus DNA segment above includes these coding regions:
- a CDS encoding molybdenum cofactor cytidylyltransferase; translation: MLKVSAIIMASGSSSRMGTNKLALDYQGQTFLEHVLKLSKEMSFFERILVISPENLQNIKMPQDKTLKVIQNVEADMGQSTSVRLGTKAASGEGYLYLTVDQPLLNREVLEHLRSAYSKKTIVFPVDQKDRPYSPIYFGQVFRSELLQVTGKAGGRSVRNNHPEAWRKIQVPDTKRLVDIDTPEEYLCLLDQSLDERRKERRK
- a CDS encoding selenium-dependent xanthine dehydrogenase produces the protein MYSLVVNGKMETCDTNKKLMDFLREDLNLTGTKDGCNQGSCGACSVLINGRASKACLFNLEKLEGKEVVTIEGLSQRQKDVYAYAFAKTGAVQCGYCIPGIVISAQGLLNKKEEPSDEEVRKAIRGNICRCTGYVKIVEAIQLVAKMIREELSIPDERSNGRLGEDLKRVDAVEKTLGTGLYVDDITVEGMLHASAVRSEYPRAKVLKIDTSKALEHPECVAVLTAKDVPGNNKIGHLEFISDWDVLIPEGEITRYVGDAIVLVVSKEKEALGEIKELVEITYEELVPMTTCEEALAQNASLIHEKGNILSHEHLVRGNADEELAASKYVVTQHYSVPINEHAFMEPECAIAMPEGEKGILLYSAGQSIYDEQREVARMLGVEKEQVHVQAKLVGGGFGGKEDMSVQHHASLAAWCLQKPVKVLLSRQESLMVHPKRHGMEMDFTTGCDTEGNLTAMKAVIYADTGAYASLGGPVLQRACTHAAGPYKYQHIDVEGFAVYTNNPPAGAFRGFGVCQTAFAIENNLNLLAEKVGISQWDIRYKNAVGHGDSLPNGQLVSKNAALKETLLAVKDVYENAEIAGISCFFKNSGIGVGLSDVGRCIVSVEEGKVHVRTSAACIGQGMATVTTQVACETLDLPPEMIIAEAPDTRRTPDSGTTTASRQSLFTGEATRRAAMQLRYELDMGRVLSDLEGQEFYGEYSAKTDPLINDKKSPVSHAGYGYAAEVAILDDKGKVEKFVAAYDMGQVVNPKAAQGQIEGGIVMGMGYALTEKFVLEEGYVKAKYATLGLLNATQVPPIETILVQAKDIHDGLAYGIKGVGELATIPTAPALSGAYYALDGKLRPTLPMEDTFYQKKKK